The proteins below are encoded in one region of Ereboglobus luteus:
- a CDS encoding phosphatase PAP2 family protein, whose amino-acid sequence MNLKHAFHAAVISATLFFPTALFADDAPFYTRDPLDIAAQLPPPPADASPAGMADLETILQVQKDRTPEQVKRATSVAGNTTFSMGTKVFGSKFTPENLPRTSAILYKARLGLRKVLQPAKKNWSRERPSVRDGRVKPCVAIPKANNYYSYPSGHSSAEALFFAFYSEAMPEYAALFEDYVRETMWCRVIGGVHYPTDTQAGHMLGKLVAEEMLKNQSTRNAIAEMRAEILDFLKKHPDALESAEAAKKKAARR is encoded by the coding sequence ATGAATCTGAAACACGCATTCCACGCGGCGGTCATCTCCGCGACATTGTTTTTCCCGACCGCGCTTTTTGCGGACGACGCGCCGTTTTACACAAGGGATCCGCTGGACATCGCAGCGCAGCTTCCCCCGCCGCCAGCCGATGCCTCGCCCGCGGGAATGGCTGACTTGGAAACCATCCTCCAAGTGCAGAAGGACCGGACGCCGGAGCAGGTGAAGCGCGCGACCAGCGTTGCCGGAAACACAACATTCTCGATGGGCACCAAGGTCTTCGGATCGAAGTTCACGCCGGAGAATCTTCCCCGCACGTCGGCGATTCTTTACAAGGCTCGCTTGGGTCTGCGCAAGGTGCTCCAACCGGCGAAAAAAAACTGGAGTCGTGAGCGCCCCAGCGTGAGGGACGGGCGGGTAAAACCCTGCGTGGCGATTCCAAAGGCCAACAATTATTATTCCTATCCGAGCGGCCATTCCTCGGCGGAGGCGTTGTTTTTTGCCTTTTATAGCGAGGCCATGCCCGAGTATGCGGCGCTTTTTGAGGACTATGTCCGGGAGACGATGTGGTGCCGGGTGATCGGCGGCGTGCATTATCCGACGGATACGCAAGCCGGGCACATGCTCGGGAAACTGGTGGCGGAGGAAATGCTGAAGAACCAGTCAACGCGGAATGCAATCGCGGAAATGCGCGCGGAGATTCTCGACTTTCTAAAGAAGCATCCGGACGCGCTCGAAAGCGCGGAGGCGGCGAAAAAGAAAGCGGCGCGCCGGTAG
- a CDS encoding LacI family DNA-binding transcriptional regulator has product MSKLIKVTLTDVAKAAGLSIGGTSYALRGHPNISRATVERVRKVAAELGYKPDLRIKSLMANIRRGRRLEKGETLALVWINTPRELSGLATATREFAKNILLGVTRRAEQHGCALDQFRLFGDGLSPARLWKILVSRGISGVIFAPMDCRGSIALDWDWSPFATAVIGHTEFTPSISRSAHFHYRSVWRVLERLGKEGHTRPAIILNQEVQERIHFMQTAAFITNHPNPKDAMKCVAYGTPKDFSPMEKWLRKTKPDVLIMAWQIDRHAVELIRKISPKTRKIITLEWHPQGVLSGVNLRNDELAANAVDMVVAQMHANNLGVPECPVSMLMDGIWKEAP; this is encoded by the coding sequence ATGTCGAAGCTCATAAAGGTTACCCTCACGGATGTCGCAAAGGCTGCGGGGTTGAGCATTGGCGGAACTTCCTACGCATTGCGCGGACATCCGAACATTTCGCGTGCGACCGTGGAGCGTGTGCGGAAGGTGGCCGCGGAGCTCGGCTACAAGCCCGATTTGCGCATCAAATCGCTCATGGCAAACATCCGGCGCGGGAGGCGTCTTGAAAAAGGGGAAACCCTTGCCCTGGTCTGGATCAACACCCCGCGCGAATTGTCCGGACTGGCCACGGCCACGCGGGAATTCGCAAAAAACATCCTGCTCGGCGTGACGCGCCGGGCGGAGCAGCACGGCTGCGCGCTTGACCAGTTCCGGCTCTTCGGGGACGGGCTGTCCCCGGCGCGCCTGTGGAAGATACTGGTCTCCCGCGGAATTTCCGGCGTCATTTTCGCGCCGATGGATTGTCGCGGGAGCATTGCCCTGGATTGGGATTGGAGCCCCTTTGCGACGGCGGTCATCGGTCACACGGAGTTCACGCCGTCCATAAGCCGCTCGGCGCATTTTCATTACCGGAGCGTGTGGCGGGTGCTCGAACGCCTGGGCAAGGAAGGGCATACCCGCCCGGCGATCATTCTCAACCAGGAGGTGCAGGAGCGCATCCACTTCATGCAGACGGCCGCGTTCATCACGAATCACCCGAATCCAAAAGATGCGATGAAATGCGTCGCCTACGGAACGCCCAAGGACTTTTCGCCAATGGAAAAATGGCTGCGAAAAACAAAGCCGGACGTGCTGATAATGGCATGGCAAATTGACCGGCATGCAGTCGAGTTGATACGCAAAATATCGCCCAAGACCCGCAAGATAATCACGCTTGAATGGCATCCGCAGGGCGTCCTTTCCGGGGTCAATTTGCGCAACGACGAGCTTGCGGCAAACGCCGTGGACATGGTGGTCGCCCAAATGCACGCAAACAACCTCGGCGTCCCCGAATGTCCGGTCTCAATGTTGATGGACGGCATCTGGAAAGAGGCGCCGTAA
- a CDS encoding alkaline phosphatase, which translates to MSKFTRRDFLRTGIAGSVLLSTGLRGPASAPSVAITAGPRRARNVILLVSDGMSLGTLTMTERYLRRFENRGTHWLGMYKKYPNVRRALMDTCSANALVTDSAAAASAWGCGHKVKNGALNQTPDGRLHKPILRLAAEAGIGTALVTTARLTHATPAGFGASIESRVDEGDIAIQYLDARYDVLLGGGVRFFDSEKRNDERDLLIEYSNNGYSVLRNREELLASNGGRLLGVFDDDHLPYAIDRKADAALSAAIPSLAEMARAAIGRMAKHPGGFLMQIEGANIDYAAHANDIGALIHEQIDFDDAVGAALEFAAGRDDTLVIVTTDHGNSNPGLNGTGGSFDSRGGSYGDTQKCFDRLGDFRRSNRWVRSKLSKKSTPAQIRNRVKTANGIELLDDEIELLMRALKKDPAPREGYRVRNRATITLGQLIANYTSIGWTGIAHTSDHVELAAIGPGSEPICGLMQNTELFDVMTGALGLSRSGKLAAAVS; encoded by the coding sequence ATGTCCAAGTTTACCCGCCGCGATTTTCTCCGCACCGGTATCGCCGGTTCCGTTTTGCTCTCAACAGGCTTGCGCGGTCCGGCATCCGCGCCATCCGTCGCGATCACCGCCGGGCCGCGGCGCGCCCGCAATGTCATCCTGCTCGTGTCCGACGGCATGAGCCTCGGCACGCTCACGATGACGGAGCGCTACCTGCGCCGTTTCGAAAACCGCGGCACGCACTGGCTCGGGATGTATAAAAAATATCCCAATGTTCGCCGCGCTCTGATGGACACCTGCTCGGCCAACGCGCTCGTGACCGATTCCGCCGCCGCCGCGTCGGCATGGGGCTGCGGCCACAAGGTCAAAAACGGCGCGCTCAACCAGACTCCCGACGGGCGCCTGCACAAGCCCATCCTGCGCCTCGCGGCCGAGGCGGGCATCGGCACCGCGCTTGTCACCACGGCGCGCCTCACGCATGCCACGCCCGCGGGTTTTGGCGCGTCGATCGAGTCGCGTGTGGACGAGGGCGACATAGCGATCCAGTATCTCGACGCGCGCTACGACGTGTTGCTCGGGGGCGGCGTGCGTTTTTTTGATTCCGAAAAACGCAACGACGAGCGCGACCTCCTCATCGAGTATTCAAACAACGGATACAGCGTGTTGCGCAACCGCGAGGAGCTTTTGGCGTCGAACGGCGGGCGGCTGCTCGGTGTGTTTGACGACGACCACCTGCCATACGCGATTGACCGGAAGGCGGACGCGGCGCTCAGCGCGGCAATTCCGTCACTTGCCGAGATGGCGCGCGCCGCCATCGGCCGCATGGCGAAACACCCAGGCGGCTTTCTCATGCAAATCGAGGGGGCCAACATCGACTACGCCGCGCACGCCAACGACATCGGCGCGCTGATTCACGAGCAGATCGATTTCGACGACGCCGTGGGCGCGGCGCTTGAGTTCGCCGCCGGGCGCGACGACACGCTGGTCATTGTCACGACCGACCACGGCAACTCGAATCCCGGCCTGAACGGAACCGGCGGCAGTTTCGACAGCCGCGGCGGCAGCTACGGCGACACTCAGAAGTGTTTTGACCGACTGGGCGATTTTCGCCGGAGCAACAGGTGGGTGCGCTCGAAGCTTTCCAAAAAAAGCACGCCCGCGCAAATCCGCAACCGCGTGAAAACCGCGAATGGCATCGAGCTGCTCGACGACGAAATCGAGCTGCTCATGCGGGCGTTGAAAAAGGATCCCGCGCCGCGCGAGGGATACCGTGTGCGCAACCGCGCTACGATTACGCTCGGCCAGTTGATCGCGAACTACACGTCGATTGGCTGGACCGGCATCGCGCACACGAGCGACCATGTGGAGCTGGCGGCGATCGGCCCCGGCAGCGAGCCCATTTGCGGATTGATGCAAAACACGGAACTCTTCGACGTCATGACCGGTGCCCTGGGCCTCTCGCGAAGCGGCAAACTGGCCGCCGCAGTTTCGTAG
- a CDS encoding FAD-dependent oxidoreductase, with protein MESITQTKNVPVVGQYDVVVCGGGPAGFIAAIAAARGGARTALIERYGFTGGMATAGLVAPISVFNYNGRRIIGGLPWEFVERLMEIGGAEEEKPLGNITFSSEKYKLTAQRMLLEAGVSLYYHSYLSGCQKTGASITHVIMENKNGTEALTAKYFIDCTGDADLAMQAGVPMQPSAKSLQPASLIFMLGGVDTGALPMIRHSQQGVNYHDLAIRETLTELRKTQDIPVFGGPWYCGVLAPGIVLLNMTRAQADMADNREATNTECLLREHAHLFAGLLREHIPAFRNSSLIGTATQTGVRETRRIKGAHTLTGNEYLNAVDFPDAISRGCHPVDIHASETTQQRCEFLKNAAFIPYRCLIAPGFPNLLVAGRSFSADEIASASVRVQASVMGLGQAAGTAAALCLKANADVSAVDVNALRNRLTQDGVNLTA; from the coding sequence ATGGAATCAATCACACAGACAAAAAACGTCCCCGTCGTGGGGCAATACGACGTGGTGGTGTGCGGAGGCGGCCCCGCCGGATTCATCGCCGCGATCGCCGCCGCGCGAGGCGGGGCGCGCACCGCGCTCATCGAACGATATGGGTTTACGGGCGGAATGGCCACCGCCGGACTCGTCGCCCCGATCAGCGTTTTCAATTACAACGGACGCCGGATAATCGGCGGCCTGCCATGGGAGTTCGTTGAGCGACTCATGGAAATAGGCGGCGCGGAGGAGGAAAAGCCGCTCGGCAACATCACTTTCTCGTCCGAGAAATACAAACTCACCGCCCAGCGCATGCTTCTGGAGGCCGGAGTGTCGCTCTATTACCACTCCTACCTGAGCGGCTGCCAAAAAACAGGCGCCAGCATCACCCATGTGATCATGGAAAACAAAAACGGCACGGAGGCCCTCACCGCGAAGTATTTCATCGATTGCACAGGCGACGCCGATCTCGCCATGCAAGCTGGCGTTCCGATGCAGCCCTCAGCCAAATCGCTGCAACCGGCCTCGCTCATTTTCATGCTCGGCGGCGTGGACACCGGCGCGCTGCCGATGATCCGGCACAGCCAGCAAGGGGTTAATTATCACGATCTCGCCATCCGCGAAACACTCACCGAGCTGCGCAAAACGCAGGATATCCCCGTGTTCGGCGGCCCGTGGTATTGCGGCGTGCTGGCCCCCGGAATCGTGCTTCTCAACATGACGCGCGCGCAAGCCGACATGGCGGACAACCGCGAGGCCACCAACACGGAATGCCTTCTGCGCGAGCACGCCCATCTGTTCGCCGGACTTCTTCGCGAACACATCCCCGCGTTCCGCAATTCCAGCCTGATCGGCACCGCCACGCAAACCGGTGTTCGCGAAACGCGCCGCATCAAGGGAGCCCACACGCTCACCGGCAACGAATATCTCAACGCGGTCGATTTCCCCGACGCCATCTCGCGCGGATGCCATCCGGTTGACATACACGCCTCAGAAACGACGCAGCAACGATGCGAGTTCCTCAAGAACGCCGCGTTCATTCCCTACCGCTGTCTGATCGCGCCCGGCTTCCCGAACCTTCTGGTTGCCGGCAGATCATTCTCCGCGGACGAAATCGCCTCGGCCTCCGTGCGCGTGCAGGCCTCGGTCATGGGATTGGGGCAGGCCGCCGGAACCGCCGCCGCCCTGTGCCTCAAGGCAAACGCCGATGTGTCAGCGGTGGATGTTAACGCGCTCCGAAACCGACTGACGCAAGACGGAGTAAACCTCACAGCGTAA
- a CDS encoding ribulokinase, whose amino-acid sequence MHDAPHVIGMDFGTDSVRALLVNAVTGEEIDSAVFNYPRWSQGLYCDAQKTQFRQHPLDHIEGLTSVIRSLTAAHPEIAKQIKAVSADTTGSSPCLVDKECRPLALRPEYVENPNAMFVLWKDHTGEKESAEITALCAASPVDYSVHTGGHYSSENFWSKIVHIFRDELEIKKHAHAAIELCDFIPALLAGVSNIADLKMGYCAVSQKWLWSERWGGYPSPSFFEKLEPSLQEFASRLNTRIYTCDQAAGTITAEWAERLDLPRDVKIGTGTIDAHCGAVGAGVAHKTMVLNIGTSACYMTVVPREVLGDRMIKGIYGQGDNSIIPGLVGFEMGLSAFGDVYAWLQKFLSYPLVEILGKSNLVDEATKQKLIAETRGKILRELDAMPAVAPDENAPFATDWLNGRRSPSADFTLTGSLMGLRLSTTAPQIYHALVEATAFATKTAITHLIDNGIEIERLVAAGGIPQKSPLVMQTLADVLGREIQVTGCHHTGALGAAIQAAVVAGVHANVQAAQKALCKPAIRAYAPNMENHKIHLRRYEKYKAAGAFTEKRI is encoded by the coding sequence ATGCACGACGCCCCGCATGTAATAGGAATGGATTTCGGCACGGATTCTGTCCGCGCCCTGTTGGTGAACGCGGTCACCGGCGAGGAAATCGACTCCGCCGTTTTTAATTATCCCCGCTGGTCGCAAGGACTGTATTGCGACGCGCAAAAGACGCAATTCCGCCAGCATCCGCTCGACCACATCGAGGGTTTGACGAGCGTGATCCGAAGCCTGACCGCGGCCCACCCCGAAATCGCAAAACAAATAAAAGCCGTCTCCGCCGACACCACCGGAAGCTCGCCCTGCCTCGTGGACAAGGAGTGCCGCCCGCTCGCCCTGCGCCCCGAATACGTGGAAAACCCCAACGCGATGTTTGTCCTCTGGAAAGACCACACCGGCGAAAAGGAATCCGCCGAGATCACCGCCCTGTGCGCGGCGTCGCCGGTCGATTATTCGGTGCACACCGGCGGCCACTACTCCTCGGAAAACTTCTGGTCCAAGATCGTCCACATTTTCCGCGATGAACTGGAAATCAAAAAGCACGCGCATGCCGCCATCGAACTCTGCGACTTCATCCCCGCGCTTCTCGCGGGCGTGAGCAACATCGCCGATTTGAAAATGGGCTACTGCGCCGTCAGCCAAAAATGGTTGTGGTCTGAAAGATGGGGCGGTTATCCGTCGCCGTCATTTTTTGAAAAACTGGAGCCGAGTCTGCAGGAATTCGCCAGCCGCCTCAACACGAGGATTTACACCTGCGACCAGGCCGCCGGCACAATCACGGCGGAATGGGCCGAACGCCTCGACCTGCCCCGCGACGTGAAAATAGGCACCGGAACGATCGACGCGCATTGCGGCGCGGTGGGCGCGGGAGTCGCCCATAAAACAATGGTGCTCAACATAGGAACCTCGGCCTGCTACATGACGGTTGTGCCGCGCGAAGTCCTGGGAGACCGAATGATAAAGGGAATCTACGGGCAGGGCGACAACTCCATCATCCCGGGCCTTGTCGGTTTCGAAATGGGGCTCTCCGCCTTTGGCGACGTCTATGCGTGGCTCCAAAAATTCCTGAGCTACCCCCTCGTGGAAATCCTGGGCAAAAGCAACTTGGTCGACGAAGCGACAAAACAAAAACTCATCGCCGAAACCCGCGGCAAAATTCTCCGCGAACTGGATGCGATGCCGGCCGTCGCGCCCGACGAAAACGCCCCCTTCGCCACGGACTGGCTGAACGGACGCCGCAGCCCCTCGGCAGACTTCACGCTGACAGGAAGCCTCATGGGATTGAGGCTCTCGACAACCGCGCCGCAAATATATCACGCCCTTGTCGAGGCGACGGCATTCGCGACAAAGACCGCCATCACCCACCTTATTGACAACGGCATTGAAATCGAACGCCTCGTCGCCGCCGGGGGCATCCCGCAAAAATCCCCCCTCGTGATGCAAACCCTCGCCGACGTGCTCGGGCGCGAGATACAAGTCACGGGCTGCCATCACACCGGCGCGCTGGGCGCGGCGATTCAAGCAGCAGTTGTGGCGGGCGTGCATGCCAATGTGCAAGCGGCGCAAAAAGCGCTCTGCAAACCCGCCATCCGCGCCTACGCGCCGAACATGGAAAATCACAAAATCCATCTCCGCCGATACGAAAAATACAAAGCCGCCGGAGCCTTCACCGAGAAGCGAATATAA
- a CDS encoding sodium:solute symporter family transporter produces the protein MTSIDYLIILLYFVGLLILGATVGRRIKSSKEMFIAGRNSSWWLSGLSTYMTIFSAGTFVVWGGVAYRSGVVAIVVGLMLGFASLFVGLFLAGKWSRMRINSPAEYLGIRFGKPTIRFYTVFGMIGKGVHTAVALYAVAIMAVALMPLPEGHFLADPRTGHLSITYAVIVLGLITFVYTAAGGFLAVLMTDVVQFAILIAMILIMIPLSFNSVGGVQEFIAKAPPEYFSLFTSQYSWVWMILWCLLHAFMIGGDWAFVQRYISVPTSRDAKKSVFLVAGLYFVTPLFFYVPALVYRVINPDANPEQAYMLMSQYILTTGMLGMMMAAMLSATMSMVSGTLNVYANVFTYDIFKSLRPQSTDRTLMRVGRVFTFIYGSLITLVAILIPFLGGAERVVVSFLTLVISPLFIPSIWGLFSKRVGQKSVFISMGITFGTAILVKAGLLFPDIVSRHPTFVDAFIGLVFPVTILTILELILWKKPQAEGFLKIAARYKKEDEVLTAEQIQKNKQAGAMYSNMAFKIMMGTYAAIGLIMVLLALGSKDDRGSMLIYGGIFLGLSTLAFLLYHGIRAKRKNSNAG, from the coding sequence ATGACCTCAATCGACTACCTGATCATATTGTTATACTTCGTCGGACTCTTGATTTTGGGAGCGACGGTCGGGCGCAGGATCAAAAGCTCCAAGGAGATGTTTATCGCCGGAAGAAACTCCTCGTGGTGGCTCTCCGGCCTGTCCACTTACATGACAATATTCTCGGCGGGGACGTTTGTCGTGTGGGGCGGCGTCGCCTACCGTTCCGGCGTGGTGGCGATTGTCGTGGGGCTCATGCTGGGTTTCGCGTCGCTGTTCGTGGGATTGTTTCTCGCCGGCAAATGGTCGCGGATGCGCATTAATTCACCCGCGGAATATCTCGGCATCCGCTTCGGCAAACCAACCATCCGCTTCTACACCGTTTTCGGAATGATCGGCAAGGGAGTCCACACGGCCGTGGCGCTCTACGCCGTCGCAATCATGGCCGTGGCGCTGATGCCGTTGCCCGAGGGACATTTCCTCGCCGATCCGCGAACAGGCCACCTGTCGATCACCTACGCGGTCATCGTGCTCGGGCTTATCACCTTCGTTTATACGGCGGCGGGCGGATTTCTCGCGGTGCTGATGACCGACGTCGTGCAGTTTGCGATCCTCATAGCGATGATACTCATCATGATTCCGCTCTCGTTCAACAGCGTGGGCGGAGTTCAAGAGTTCATCGCCAAGGCGCCGCCCGAATATTTTTCCCTTTTCACCAGCCAGTATTCCTGGGTGTGGATGATCCTGTGGTGCCTGTTGCACGCCTTCATGATCGGCGGCGACTGGGCTTTCGTGCAACGCTACATCAGCGTGCCGACGTCTCGGGATGCGAAGAAGAGCGTCTTTCTTGTCGCTGGTCTTTATTTCGTCACACCGCTGTTTTTTTATGTGCCGGCGCTGGTTTACCGCGTCATCAATCCCGACGCCAATCCCGAGCAAGCCTACATGTTGATGAGCCAATACATCCTGACCACGGGCATGCTGGGAATGATGATGGCCGCCATGCTCTCGGCGACAATGAGCATGGTTTCAGGCACGCTCAACGTCTACGCAAACGTCTTCACCTACGACATCTTCAAATCCCTCCGTCCGCAATCAACCGACAGGACATTGATGCGGGTCGGACGCGTTTTCACGTTCATCTACGGTTCGCTCATCACGCTGGTCGCCATTCTCATCCCGTTCCTCGGTGGCGCCGAGCGCGTGGTCGTGTCGTTCCTAACGCTGGTCATTTCACCTCTCTTCATTCCGTCGATATGGGGACTGTTCTCCAAGCGCGTCGGCCAGAAATCTGTCTTCATAAGCATGGGCATCACCTTCGGCACCGCCATTTTGGTGAAAGCCGGCCTGCTCTTCCCCGACATTGTCAGCCGGCACCCCACGTTTGTCGACGCCTTCATCGGCTTGGTGTTCCCCGTCACCATTCTGACCATCCTCGAACTCATCCTGTGGAAAAAACCGCAGGCCGAGGGATTCCTCAAAATCGCCGCGCGCTACAAGAAAGAGGACGAGGTGCTGACCGCGGAGCAGATCCAAAAGAACAAGCAGGCCGGCGCGATGTATTCGAACATGGCCTTCAAAATCATGATGGGCACCTACGCCGCCATCGGCCTCATAATGGTGCTGCTCGCCCTCGGCAGCAAGGACGACCGCGGCTCGATGCTGATCTACGGGGGCATTTTCCTCGGCCTGTCCACACTGGCGTTCCTGCTCTACCACGGCATCAGGGCAAAACGAAAAAACTCAAACGCCGGCTGA
- a CDS encoding energy transducer TonB, with the protein MWRVIFALSCIIFLSTSVARATDYDEDIKYALNQLRAYKHESGLPMLAGYSSGIGGAHGAFYLLYPYIRTHASPENARLMLKDASPVVRIAAAKCILTPSLRPLPLKYLDCLANDKEQLWVGPFHNAKQSYKVMTVAEVVEEMRKDPEFLFKHYYGEKVRMDYITEARPLQSVQPVNAPLPEFPHEMRRANMSGYVTVRFTVNENGSVGEVFIIKSPLKEFERPVKKAVSKWRFSFSDQLPQEKRTPIVLECKFTFYFEND; encoded by the coding sequence ATGTGGCGCGTAATTTTTGCATTATCTTGTATAATATTTTTATCCACATCCGTCGCGCGCGCCACTGATTATGACGAAGACATAAAATACGCGCTCAACCAGCTCCGCGCATACAAGCACGAATCGGGGTTGCCCATGCTCGCCGGCTACTCTTCCGGCATAGGAGGCGCTCATGGAGCCTTTTATTTGCTTTATCCATACATCCGAACGCACGCCTCGCCGGAAAATGCGCGACTGATGCTCAAGGACGCCAGTCCGGTCGTCCGCATAGCGGCTGCAAAGTGTATATTAACTCCAAGTCTCCGCCCGTTACCCTTGAAATACCTCGATTGTCTGGCGAATGACAAGGAACAGCTCTGGGTTGGCCCGTTCCATAACGCCAAACAATCATACAAAGTCATGACCGTCGCCGAGGTCGTTGAAGAGATGAGAAAGGACCCTGAATTTCTCTTCAAACACTACTATGGCGAAAAAGTCCGCATGGATTACATTACGGAAGCCCGACCTTTACAGTCTGTGCAACCAGTGAATGCACCGTTGCCTGAGTTCCCCCATGAAATGCGACGTGCGAACATGTCCGGATATGTCACGGTGCGTTTTACGGTCAATGAAAACGGATCAGTTGGCGAAGTTTTTATCATCAAAAGCCCGCTCAAGGAATTTGAGCGTCCGGTTAAGAAAGCGGTGTCGAAGTGGCGTTTTTCCTTTTCAGATCAACTGCCGCAAGAAAAACGCACACCCATCGTATTGGAGTGCAAATTCACGTTTTACTTTGAGAATGACTGA
- a CDS encoding ABC transporter ATP-binding protein yields the protein MKRFIPYYSHLKQVRWPFIGGIFFGICFGISSGFGIPFMLKKVLPALFPDTGEGVTPLVLLSGEEASWMPAIIVPEQYVLIVALFLLPITFSIRGISQFLNAYLLNYAGLRVLESIRADIFAHLQFLHLDYFRKHKSGDLISRVSNDTTVVKGVIVEATNDILIQPFTLIGAMGYLVWETLQHPEVLHFLACLLVVPLCILPIRYVGKKTLRKSQAMLGQAGELNAILTESLQSPRDIRAYNLEQREISRFRQQVRKFFKLQLKVVKYDKMLSPIIEVVAALGISFAIYQIHGSGLDQESVIALIGALYFAYTPIKKLGGLNNRIRQGESALNRIEEVLYSPIEVASPAIPVPIPAGRGDVAFENVTFGYDPENPILKDINIGIRTGEIVALVGATGAGKSTFINLIPRFYDVTSGRITLNGIDLRKASLADLRNHIALVSQQPILFNDTIYNNILLGRPEASRAEVEEAARRAYAFEFVTGLPEGWDTIVGERGDRLSGGQRQRIAIARAFLRNAPILILDEATSALDTESEAQVQGALEELTRGKTTFIIAHRFSTIRNATKILVLDQGSIIATGTHAELYQGSPVYKNLYDLQTVGAG from the coding sequence ATGAAGCGCTTCATTCCCTATTACTCGCATCTCAAGCAAGTCCGCTGGCCCTTTATCGGCGGCATCTTCTTCGGCATCTGTTTCGGCATCTCGAGCGGTTTCGGAATTCCGTTCATGCTGAAAAAAGTGCTGCCCGCGCTTTTCCCCGACACCGGCGAGGGCGTCACGCCGCTTGTGCTTTTGTCCGGCGAGGAAGCCTCGTGGATGCCCGCCATCATCGTGCCCGAGCAATACGTCCTCATTGTCGCGCTTTTCCTGCTTCCGATAACATTCTCGATACGCGGCATCAGCCAGTTTCTCAACGCCTACCTGCTCAACTACGCCGGGCTGCGCGTCCTCGAGTCCATACGCGCCGACATCTTCGCGCACTTGCAGTTTCTGCATCTCGACTATTTCCGCAAACACAAGTCGGGCGATCTCATCAGCCGCGTTTCAAACGACACCACGGTCGTCAAGGGCGTGATCGTCGAGGCCACCAACGACATCCTCATCCAACCCTTCACGCTCATCGGCGCCATGGGTTATCTCGTGTGGGAAACGCTGCAGCATCCCGAGGTGCTGCACTTCCTCGCCTGCCTTCTGGTGGTGCCCCTCTGCATTCTTCCCATTCGCTACGTGGGCAAAAAAACCCTGCGCAAATCCCAGGCGATGCTCGGCCAGGCGGGCGAGCTCAACGCGATCCTCACCGAAAGCCTCCAGTCGCCGCGCGACATCCGCGCCTACAATCTCGAGCAGCGCGAAATCTCCCGCTTCCGCCAGCAAGTGCGGAAGTTTTTCAAACTTCAACTGAAGGTCGTCAAATACGACAAGATGCTCTCGCCCATCATCGAGGTCGTCGCCGCCCTCGGCATTTCCTTCGCCATTTACCAAATTCACGGCAGCGGGCTGGACCAGGAATCCGTCATCGCGCTCATCGGCGCGCTCTATTTCGCCTACACTCCCATCAAAAAACTCGGCGGCCTCAACAACCGCATCCGTCAGGGCGAATCCGCGCTCAACCGCATCGAGGAGGTTCTCTACTCCCCAATCGAGGTCGCCTCGCCCGCAATCCCGGTGCCCATTCCCGCCGGCAGGGGCGATGTCGCCTTTGAAAACGTCACATTCGGCTACGACCCCGAAAATCCCATTCTCAAGGATATCAACATCGGCATTCGCACCGGGGAAATTGTCGCGCTTGTCGGGGCCACTGGCGCGGGCAAGAGCACCTTCATCAACCTCATCCCGCGCTTTTACGACGTCACCTCCGGCCGCATCACGCTCAACGGAATCGACCTCCGCAAAGCCTCGCTCGCCGATCTGCGCAACCACATCGCGCTCGTCTCGCAGCAACCCATTCTTTTCAACGACACCATTTACAACAACATCCTCCTCGGGCGCCCCGAGGCCTCCCGCGCCGAGGTCGAGGAGGCGGCCCGCCGCGCCTATGCGTTTGAATTCGTCACCGGGCTCCCCGAAGGCTGGGACACCATTGTCGGCGAGCGCGGAGACCGGCTCTCCGGCGGACAGCGCCAGCGCATCGCCATCGCGCGCGCATTCCTCCGCAACGCGCCCATCCTGATACTCGACGAGGCCACCAGCGCGCTCGACACCGAGTCCGAGGCGCAAGTGCAAGGCGCGCTCGAGGAGCTCACCCGCGGCAAAACCACATTCATCATCGCGCACCGTTTCAGCACGATCCGCAACGCGACCAAAATCCTGGTCCTCGACCAAGGCAGCATCATCGCCACCGGCACCCACGCAGAGCTCTACCAAGGCAGCCCCGTCTACAAAAACCTCTACGACTTGCAGACGGTGGGCGCGGGGTAA